The Halostagnicola larsenii XH-48 region GAGGTGCGCCGAAAGCGTCGTCAGGTCCCCGTCTTCGACGCCGAACGCCGAGACGTCGTTTTCCGAGACGGTGTTGTCGATCTCGAGTGATCGAGCCTGATCGGGACCGAACGGGACGAACGGAACGGGACCGACCGCCGAGAGGCCGACCTTCGCCAGCGCTGCCGGGATCGGCAGGACCGTCACCGACTTGCCCTCGGCCTCGTAGGCGAGTTCGGTCACGTCCGCGAGGCTCAGCACCTCCGGGCCGCCGATCTCGTAGGTTTCTCCGACATGGCGCTCGTCCTCGAGGGTGTCGGCCAGCATCGGAGCGAGGTCGCCGACCCAGACCGGTTGGAATCGCGTTCTCCCGCCGTCCGGAAGGGCGGTCACGTACGGCGTCGTCAGGGTCTTCGTGAATTCGACGAACTCCGCCCCGTCGCCGAAGACGACCGAGGGGCGGACGATCGTCCACTCGAGGGACGACTCGCGGACGACTTCCTCGGCGCGACCCTTTGCCCGCAGGAACGCCGTTTCGGCGTGGGGATGGGCACTGAGCGCACTCATCTGGACGAACCGCTCGGTATCTCCTTCCTCCGCCGCGCGAACGAGGTTGCGCGTGCCCTCGAGGTGGACGCTCTCGTGGCTTTTGTCGCCGCGCGGCTGAAAGAGCGGCGAGAGGGAGACGAGGTTGACGACCGCGTC contains the following coding sequences:
- a CDS encoding complex I NDUFA9 subunit family protein, translated to MNVLVAGGTGFIGSILCAELAGRGHEVTALSRTPDGESLPADVDIAIGDVGAYDSIAETVATHDAVVNLVSLSPLFQPRGDKSHESVHLEGTRNLVRAAEEGDTERFVQMSALSAHPHAETAFLRAKGRAEEVVRESSLEWTIVRPSVVFGDGAEFVEFTKTLTTPYVTALPDGGRTRFQPVWVGDLAPMLADTLEDERHVGETYEIGGPEVLSLADVTELAYEAEGKSVTVLPIPAALAKVGLSAVGPVPFVPFGPDQARSLEIDNTVSENDVSAFGVEDGDLTTLSAHLGLEGVESTRRVPNA